From a single Fusobacterium ulcerans ATCC 49185 genomic region:
- the ctlX gene encoding citrulline utilization hydrolase CtlX, whose amino-acid sequence MKDFLTNKVLMVRPIAFTYNAETAKDNLYQKNDHKDGKELQDKAVVEFDTLVEKLREATIEVLIVQDTKEPHTPDSIFPNNWFSTHKDETLVLYPMYAENRRLERTPKILDFVKDKEALKIIDLTENEKEGKVLEGTGSMCLDRKNKIAYASLSKRTNKELFEEFCKMMNYKPVSFSGKQTIDGKQSPIYHTNVLMAIGEEYVLIFLDSIVDEKEKEIVRKSILNSGKELIEITEEQTNHFLGNALELRKKDGSKVLVMSKSANDILRDDQRKIIEKSAKIVYSDIPTIERYGGGSVRCMIAEFFL is encoded by the coding sequence TTGAAGGATTTTTTAACTAATAAAGTTTTAATGGTAAGACCAATAGCATTTACTTATAATGCAGAAACAGCTAAAGATAATCTTTATCAAAAAAATGATCACAAAGATGGAAAAGAATTACAAGATAAGGCAGTAGTAGAATTTGATACTTTAGTAGAAAAATTGAGAGAGGCAACTATAGAAGTATTAATTGTACAAGATACTAAGGAACCTCATACTCCTGATAGCATTTTTCCAAATAATTGGTTCAGTACACATAAAGATGAAACATTAGTTTTATATCCTATGTATGCAGAAAATAGAAGATTGGAGAGAACTCCTAAAATTTTAGATTTTGTAAAAGACAAGGAAGCTCTGAAAATAATAGATCTTACTGAAAACGAAAAAGAAGGTAAAGTACTGGAAGGAACTGGAAGTATGTGCCTAGATAGAAAAAATAAGATAGCATATGCAAGTTTATCAAAGAGAACAAACAAAGAACTTTTTGAAGAGTTTTGTAAGATGATGAATTATAAGCCTGTAAGTTTCTCTGGAAAACAGACTATAGATGGGAAACAATCTCCAATATATCATACAAATGTTTTGATGGCTATTGGGGAAGAATATGTTCTTATATTTTTAGATTCAATAGTAGATGAAAAGGAAAAAGAAATAGTAAGAAAATCTATATTGAATTCTGGAAAAGAGCTTATAGAAATAACAGAAGAGCAGACAAATCATTTTTTAGGAAATGCTCTGGAACTTAGAAAAAAAGATGGAAGCAAAGTATTAGTAATGTCTAAGTCAGCCAATGATATATTAAGAGATGATCAGAGAAAAATAATAGAAAAATCAGCAAAGATAGTATATTCAGATATTCCTACAATCGAAAGATATGGTGGGGGTTCAGTAAGATGTATGATAGCAGAATTTTTCTTATAA
- the hrcA gene encoding heat-inducible transcriptional repressor HrcA, with product MSISEREKLVLNAIVNYYLTFGDTIGSRTLVKKYGIDLSSATIRNVMADLEDMGYISKTHTSSGRIPTDKGYKYYLDELLKVEKLTKEEKNNIELEYEHRINELDQLLQKTSSLLSKMTTYAGIAIEPSTIVERIKRIELVHIDEFMILAVIVMENRAVKTKKIMLDQSISKEELEGISRELNIKVANHEINSGNIEKFILGKKLLTVDIEQYEDDSKLFINNVPSIFKDKNVNEVSEVLELFHHRKDIKLLFEQLVKNRDSSYGKVNVVFGEELGIKGLEDYSFVYSLYKAGASQGILGVIGPKRMAYSKTMGLIKYVTQEVNKMLNKIERKDETNDK from the coding sequence ATGTCTATTTCAGAAAGAGAAAAGCTAGTATTAAACGCAATAGTAAATTATTATTTAACTTTTGGAGATACTATCGGTTCAAGAACTTTGGTAAAAAAATATGGGATTGATCTTTCATCAGCAACTATTAGAAATGTAATGGCTGACTTGGAAGATATGGGATATATATCAAAAACTCATACATCTTCTGGGAGAATCCCTACAGACAAAGGATATAAATATTATCTTGATGAACTGCTGAAAGTTGAAAAACTTACAAAAGAGGAAAAGAATAATATAGAACTTGAGTATGAGCATAGAATCAATGAACTTGATCAGCTTCTGCAAAAAACTTCTTCTCTTCTTTCTAAGATGACAACTTATGCAGGGATAGCAATAGAGCCAAGCACTATAGTAGAAAGAATAAAAAGAATAGAACTAGTACATATAGACGAGTTTATGATTCTGGCTGTTATAGTTATGGAGAACAGGGCTGTAAAGACTAAAAAGATAATGCTGGATCAGTCTATTTCAAAAGAGGAACTTGAGGGAATCTCAAGAGAGTTAAATATAAAAGTAGCAAATCATGAAATAAATTCAGGAAATATAGAAAAATTTATTTTAGGAAAAAAATTATTAACAGTTGATATAGAACAATATGAAGATGACAGTAAACTGTTTATAAATAATGTTCCGAGTATCTTTAAAGATAAGAATGTTAATGAGGTTTCAGAAGTCTTAGAACTTTTCCACCATAGAAAAGATATAAAACTTTTATTTGAGCAGCTTGTGAAAAACAGGGACAGCTCCTATGGAAAAGTGAATGTAGTATTTGGAGAAGAATTAGGAATAAAAGGATTAGAAGACTATAGCTTCGTATATTCATTATATAAGGCAGGAGCATCTCAAGGAATACTTGGAGTAATAGGTCCCAAAAGAATGGCATATTCAAAAACAATGGGACTGATAAAATATGTAACTCAAGAAGTAAATAAAATGTTAAACAAAATAGAGAGAAAGGACGAAACAAATGATAAATGA
- the grpE gene encoding nucleotide exchange factor GrpE: protein MINDKEKELEKELDKEMKKEVETFEEDIIKEEEAKEECGCGCKGHGEEKGSCCCDKEEKDTDEEIGKLKAEVEDWKQSYLRKQADFQNFTKRKEKEVEELRKFASEKIVTKLLDGVDNLERAISASEATKDFDGLVKGVDMILGQLKGIMETEGVESIKAEGKYDPMYHHAVMVEDNPEFEDDTIILELQKGYTMKGKVIRPAMVKVCKRG, encoded by the coding sequence ATGATAAATGATAAAGAAAAAGAATTAGAAAAGGAATTAGATAAAGAAATGAAAAAGGAAGTTGAAACTTTCGAAGAAGATATAATAAAAGAGGAAGAAGCAAAAGAAGAATGTGGATGCGGATGTAAAGGTCATGGAGAAGAAAAAGGATCTTGCTGCTGCGATAAAGAAGAAAAGGACACAGATGAAGAAATTGGAAAGTTAAAAGCTGAAGTAGAAGATTGGAAACAATCTTACCTTAGAAAACAAGCTGATTTTCAAAACTTTACAAAAAGAAAAGAAAAAGAAGTTGAAGAATTAAGAAAATTCGCTTCTGAAAAAATAGTTACAAAATTATTAGATGGAGTTGATAACTTAGAAAGAGCTATATCAGCCTCAGAAGCAACAAAAGATTTTGATGGTCTTGTAAAAGGTGTGGATATGATATTAGGTCAACTGAAAGGTATCATGGAAACTGAAGGTGTAGAATCAATAAAAGCTGAAGGAAAATATGATCCAATGTATCATCATGCTGTAATGGTAGAAGATAATCCAGAATTTGAAGATGATACTATTATTCTTGAACTTCAAAAAGGTTATACAATGAAAGGTAAAGTAATAAGACCAGCAATGGTTAAAGTATGTAAAAGAGGTTAA
- the dnaK gene encoding molecular chaperone DnaK codes for MSKIIGIDLGTTNSCVAIMEGGSVTIIPNSEGARTTPSVVNIKENGEIIVGEIAKRQAITNPMSTVSSIKTHMGSDYKVEIFGKKYTPQEISAMTLKKLKKDAEAYLGEPVTEAVITVPAYFTDSQRQATKDAGVIAGLDVKRIINEPTAAALAYGLEKKKEEKVLVFDLGGGTFDVSVLEIADGVIEVISTAGNNHLGGDDFDAEVIKWLTAEFKKETGIDLSNDKMAYQRLKDAAEKAKKELSTMMETSISLPFITMDATGPKHLEMKLTRAKFNDLTKHLVEATQGPTKTALKDAGLNPSEINEVLLVGGSTRIPAVQEWVESFFGKKPNKGINPDEVVAAGAAIQGGVLMGDVKDVLLLDVTPLSLGIETLGGVFTKMIEKNTTIPVKKSQVYSTAVDNQPAVTINVLQGERAKASDNHKLGEFNLEGIPAAPRGVPQIEVTFDIDANGIVHVSAKDLGTGKENTVTISGSTNLSKEDIDRMTKEAEANEAEDKKFKELVETRNKADMLIASTEKSLKEYGDKATEQEKKDIEAAIEELKKVKDGEDKDAIEKAMENLSQVAHKFAEEIYKEAQAKAQAEQGAAGAQGGEKKADDDVADAEVVD; via the coding sequence ATGAGTAAAATAATTGGAATTGACTTAGGAACAACAAACTCTTGCGTAGCAATAATGGAGGGAGGAAGTGTTACAATAATCCCTAACTCTGAAGGAGCAAGAACAACTCCATCAGTTGTAAACATTAAAGAAAATGGAGAAATTATAGTAGGAGAAATTGCAAAAAGACAAGCAATAACTAACCCAATGTCAACTGTAAGTTCAATCAAAACTCACATGGGTTCTGACTACAAAGTAGAAATTTTTGGGAAAAAATATACTCCACAAGAAATTTCAGCGATGACACTTAAAAAATTGAAAAAAGATGCTGAAGCTTATTTGGGAGAACCTGTAACTGAAGCAGTTATTACTGTGCCAGCTTATTTTACAGACTCACAAAGACAAGCAACAAAGGATGCTGGAGTTATTGCAGGATTAGATGTAAAAAGAATAATCAACGAACCAACAGCAGCAGCACTTGCTTATGGACTTGAAAAGAAAAAAGAAGAAAAAGTTCTAGTATTCGACTTAGGAGGAGGAACATTTGACGTATCTGTATTGGAAATAGCTGATGGAGTTATTGAAGTTATATCTACAGCAGGGAACAACCACCTAGGAGGAGACGACTTTGATGCTGAAGTTATCAAATGGTTAACAGCTGAATTCAAAAAAGAAACTGGAATTGATCTTTCAAATGATAAAATGGCATATCAAAGACTTAAAGATGCAGCTGAAAAAGCTAAAAAAGAACTTTCTACAATGATGGAAACTTCTATATCTTTACCATTTATTACTATGGATGCTACAGGACCTAAACACTTAGAAATGAAATTAACAAGAGCTAAATTTAATGATTTGACTAAACATTTAGTAGAAGCAACTCAAGGACCTACAAAAACTGCTTTAAAAGATGCTGGGTTAAATCCATCAGAAATTAATGAAGTATTACTAGTAGGAGGATCTACAAGAATACCAGCAGTTCAAGAATGGGTAGAATCATTCTTTGGTAAAAAACCTAACAAAGGGATCAACCCTGATGAAGTTGTTGCAGCAGGAGCAGCTATCCAAGGTGGAGTACTAATGGGAGATGTTAAAGACGTTTTATTACTTGATGTAACTCCATTATCATTAGGAATTGAAACTCTAGGTGGAGTATTTACTAAAATGATTGAGAAAAATACTACTATCCCAGTTAAAAAATCACAAGTTTACTCAACAGCTGTGGATAATCAGCCAGCAGTAACAATCAATGTATTACAAGGTGAAAGAGCAAAAGCTTCTGATAACCATAAATTAGGAGAATTCAATCTTGAAGGAATTCCAGCAGCTCCAAGAGGGGTGCCTCAAATCGAAGTAACATTTGATATAGATGCTAATGGAATTGTTCATGTATCAGCTAAAGATTTAGGAACTGGAAAAGAAAATACAGTAACTATTTCTGGATCAACTAACTTATCTAAAGAAGATATTGATAGAATGACTAAAGAAGCTGAAGCTAATGAAGCTGAAGATAAAAAATTTAAAGAATTAGTAGAAACTAGAAATAAAGCAGATATGCTTATTGCTTCTACTGAAAAGTCTCTAAAAGAATATGGAGATAAAGCTACTGAACAAGAGAAAAAAGATATTGAAGCAGCTATTGAAGAACTTAAAAAAGTAAAAGATGGAGAAGATAAAGACGCTATAGAAAAAGCTATGGAAAATTTATCACAAGTAGCTCACAAGTTTGCTGAAGAAATCTACAAAGAAGCTCAAGCTAAGGCACAAGCTGAACAAGGCGCTGCAGGAGCTCAAGGTGGAGAGAAAAAAGCTGATGATGATGTAGCAGATGCTGAAGTTGTTGACTAA
- a CDS encoding methylated-DNA--[protein]-cysteine S-methyltransferase: protein MKGRGYLEIKDLGMLEVCEEIDGISSVNFREVKLEEIYSEEVEKCIEQLKEYFAGKRKTFDIKLDISQGTEFQQEAWKALLAIPYGETRSYQGQAIAMKNPKAVRAVGGANHRNPISIIIPCHRVIGKNGKLTGYGGGLFRKEYLLDLEKAEYRR from the coding sequence ATGAAAGGAAGAGGATACCTAGAGATAAAAGATTTAGGAATGCTTGAGGTATGTGAGGAAATAGATGGTATCAGCAGTGTCAACTTTAGAGAAGTTAAACTGGAAGAAATATATTCAGAAGAAGTAGAGAAATGTATAGAACAGCTTAAAGAATATTTTGCTGGAAAAAGAAAAACTTTTGATATAAAACTTGATATAAGTCAGGGAACAGAATTTCAGCAGGAAGCTTGGAAAGCTCTGTTAGCAATACCATATGGAGAAACAAGATCATATCAAGGTCAGGCAATAGCTATGAAAAATCCTAAGGCTGTGAGAGCTGTTGGCGGAGCTAATCACAGAAATCCTATTTCAATCATAATCCCTTGTCACAGAGTAATAGGTAAGAATGGAAAATTAACAGGATATGGAGGAGGTCTTTTCAGAAAAGAATATCTGCTGGACCTGGAAAAAGCTGAATATAGGAGATAA
- a CDS encoding aldose 1-epimerase family protein, which translates to MEYSLKNSLMEIRVESLGAELTGMKDLEAGIEHIWQKDPQFWAKSSPILFPFVGALKDDRYFYEGKEYNLNLKHGFARDYEFQMSDQGDDYLEFLFASNDETRRVYPFDFKLYVKYIIKDKKLRIEYKIENTGKREMYFSLGAHPAFNIPVGNGMGFSDYYLEFEKTETGEVKTFNGTLISSQKKIKAFEGKRINLEIDTFKNDALIIENPNSKVVYLKNNKNSRGIKFVYEGFKYIAFWNKPGAEYVCLEPWNGISDFDNASGNLKEKAGIEKIEKDEIYQKALDITIL; encoded by the coding sequence ATGGAATATAGTTTAAAAAATAGTTTGATGGAAATAAGAGTAGAGAGTTTAGGTGCTGAACTTACAGGAATGAAAGATTTAGAAGCAGGGATAGAACATATATGGCAGAAAGATCCTCAATTTTGGGCAAAGAGTTCTCCTATACTATTTCCTTTTGTTGGAGCTTTAAAGGATGACAGATATTTTTATGAAGGAAAAGAATATAATCTTAATTTAAAACATGGATTTGCAAGAGATTATGAATTTCAGATGAGTGATCAGGGAGATGACTATCTGGAATTTCTTTTTGCTTCAAATGATGAAACAAGAAGAGTATATCCTTTTGATTTTAAACTTTATGTAAAATATATTATAAAAGATAAAAAGTTAAGAATTGAATATAAAATAGAAAATACAGGAAAAAGAGAAATGTATTTTTCATTGGGAGCACATCCAGCATTTAATATACCAGTAGGAAATGGAATGGGATTTTCAGATTATTATCTGGAATTTGAAAAAACAGAAACAGGAGAGGTAAAAACTTTTAATGGAACTTTGATATCTTCTCAAAAGAAAATAAAAGCTTTTGAGGGAAAGAGAATCAATTTAGAAATAGATACTTTTAAAAATGATGCTCTCATTATTGAAAATCCAAATTCTAAAGTTGTTTATTTAAAAAACAATAAGAACAGTAGAGGAATAAAGTTTGTATATGAAGGTTTTAAATATATAGCTTTCTGGAATAAACCAGGAGCAGAATATGTGTGTCTGGAGCCTTGGAATGGAATATCAGACTTTGATAATGCTTCAGGAAACCTTAAAGAAAAAGCAGGAATAGAAAAAATAGAAAAAGATGAAATATACCAAAAAGCATTAGACATAACTATTTTATAG